A stretch of Oryza brachyantha chromosome 4, ObraRS2, whole genome shotgun sequence DNA encodes these proteins:
- the LOC102707670 gene encoding putative chloride channel-like protein CLC-g: MAPAREQKGGDGGEVDLEGDIEAPLLSCGSSFFQDPACEDGEGDEEQRRRRRRFLLAGRSQSNTTSQVALVGVGVCPIESLDYELIENDVFKQDWRARGRGHILRYVALKWGLCFLVGALAAAAGFVANLGVENVAGAKFVVTSNLMLAGRYGAAFAVFMVSNFGLTMFATVLTVYVAPAAAGSGIPEVKAYLNGVDAPDIFSLKTLVVKVVGCIAAVSSSLHVGKAGPLVHTGACIASILGQGGSSKYHLTCKWLRYFKNDRDRRDLVTCGAGAGIAAAFRAPVGGVLFALETVSSWWRSALLWRAFFTTAMVAVVLRALIDFCKSDKCGLFGKGGLIMFDVTSGYITYHLVDLPPVIILGVLGGILGSLYNFFLDKVLRLYNFINEKGKKYKLLLAAVVTICTSCCLFGLPWIASCKPCPSDTEEACPSIGRSGNFKKYQCAMNEYNDLASLFFNTNDDTIRNLYSAGTDDEFHISSILIFFGASYFLGIFSYGLALPSGLFVPVILTGAAYGRLVGLLIGSQSTLDHGLFAVLGSAALLGGSMRMTVSVCVVILELTNNLLMLPLVMLVLLISKTVADAFNANVYDLLVKLKGFPYLEGYVEPYMRQLSVSDVVAGPLQMFSGIEKVGHIVHVLQTTGHNGFPVVDEPPFSDSPVLYGLVLRAHLLVLLRKKDFIHNRTASGLDASKHFLPDDFAKRGSGKHDRIEEIELSAGEMEMFVDLHPFTNTSPYTVVETMSLAKAHVLFREVGLRHLLVLPKSSKRAPVVGILTRHDFMPEHILGLHPFLFKTRWKKVRFGKSAFTNLL; the protein is encoded by the exons atggcgcccgCCAGGGAGCAGAAGGGTGGGGACGGTGGCGAGGTGGATCTGGAGGGTGACATCGAGGCGCCCCTCCTCTCGTGCGGCTCCTCGTTCTTCCAGGACCCGGCGTGcgaggacggcgagggcgacgaggagcagcggcggcggcggcggaggttcctcctcgccggacGCTCCCAGTCCAACACCACCTCCCAGGTGgccctcgtcggcgtcggcgtgtGCCCCATCGAGAGCCTCGACTACGA GTTGATCGAGAACGACGTGTTCAAGCAGGACTGGAGGGCGCGGGGACGGGGTCATATTCTGCGCTACGTGGCGCTCAAGTGGGGCCTCTGCTTCCTCGTCGgggccctcgccgccgcggcaggaTTCGTCGCCAACCTCGGCGTCGAGAACGTCGCCGGCGCCAAGTTCGTCGTCACCTCCAATCTCATGCTCGCCGGCAG ATACGGAGCAGCGTTTGCGGTGTTCATGGTGTCAAATTTCGGGCTTACAATGTTCGCAACTGTGCTGACGGTGTatgtggcgccggcggcggccgggtcAGGCATCCCTGAGGTGAAGGCCTACTTGAACGGGGTGGATGCCCCCGACATATTCTCGCTGAAGACCCTTGTGGTGAAG GTTGTGGGCTGCATTGCTGCAGTATCATCATCACTGCATGTTGGAAAAGCTGGTCCTCTAGTACACACGGGTGCATGCATTGCATCTATACTTGGACAAGGTGGGTCAAGTAAATATCACCTGACATGTAAATGGCTAAGGTACTTCAAGAATGATAGGGACCGAAGGGACCTTGTTACTtgtggtgctggtgctggtaTTGCTGCTGCTTTTCGGGCACCAGTTGGTGGAGTCTTGTTTGCTCTTGAAACAGTGTCTTCATG GTGGAGGAGTGCCCTACTCTGGCGAGCCTTTTTCACAACAGCAATGGTTGCCGTTGTGCTTAGGGCATTGATAGACTTCTGCAAAAGTGACAAGTGTGGCTTGTTTGGGAAAGGTGgacttataatgtttgatgtgACCTCTGGTTACATCACCTACCATTTGGTTGATTTGCCTCCAGTAATCATTCTAGGAGTTCTTGGAGGAATACTAGGAAGCTTGTACAACTTTTTCCTGGACAAGGTTCTTCGTCTCTACAATTTTATTAACGA GAAAGGGAAAAAGTACAAGCTTCTCCTGGCCGCAGTAGTCACCATTTGTACATCCTGTTGTCTCTTTGGCTTGCCGTGGATTGCTTCTTGCAAACCTTGTCCAAGTGACACCGAAGAAGCCTGTCCATCCATAGGAAGATCTGGTAATTTTAAGAAGTATCAGTGTGCTATGAATGAGTACAATGACCTGGCTAGCCTGTTCTTCAACACCAATGATGACACTATTAGGAACCTTTACAGTGCTGGCACTGATGATGAATTCCATATCTCTTCAATACTTATCTTCTTTGGTGCATCATATTTCCTGGGCATTTTCAGCTATGGTCTTGCTTTACCATCTGGCCTTTTTGTGCCAGTTATTTTGACTGGTGCAGCTTATGGCCGTCTGGTTGGCTTGTTAATTGGGTCCCAATCAACATTAGATCATGGACTTTTTGCAGTCCTTGGCTCTGCTGCCCTTCTAGGAGGATCAATGAGAATGACTGTCTCAGTTTGTGTTGTCATCCTAGAACTGACTAACAATTTACTTATGCTTCCTTTGGTTATGTTGGTTCTTCTCATCTCGAAGACAGTGGCAGATGCTTTTAATGCAAATGTCTATGATTTGCTAGTTAAATTGAAAGGATTTCCTTATCTTGAAGGCTATGTTGAACCTTACATGAGGCAATTATCGGTCAGTGATGTTGTAGCTGGTCCTCTACAGATGTTCAGTGGCATAGAGAAGGTTGGCCACATAGTGCATGTCTTGCAAACAACTGGACATAATGGTTTCCCTGTTGTTGATGAGCCACCGTTTTCAGATTCTCCTGTCTTATATGGCCTAGTTCTTCGAGCTCACTTGCTTGTTCTGCTGAGAAAGAAAGATTTTATCCATAACCGCACAGCTTCAGGGCTAGATGCTTCAAAGCATTTCTTGCCTGATGATTTTGCTAAACGTGGCTCAGGAAAGCATGACAGAATTGAGGAAATAGAATTAAGTGCAGGAGAAATGGAAATGTTTGTAGATTTGCATCCATTCACAAACACTTCTCCTTACACTGTGGTCGAGACTATGTCTTTGGCTAAGGCTCATGTGCTTTTTCGTGAAGTTGGATTGAGGCATCTTTTGGTTCTTCCAAAATCCTCCAAG AGGGCCCCTGTTGTGGGCATATTGACACGGCACGATTTCATGCCTGAGCATATATTGGGTCTTCATCCTTTCCTCTTCAAGACTAGATGGAAGAAGGTGCGATTTGGCAAGTCAGCATTCACCAACCTCTTGTGA
- the LOC102708520 gene encoding coatomer subunit epsilon-2: MAAAPDDHLFGLRNSFYVGAYKAVIAGAQAIPAQHALSPDDLAERDALLYRSYIAIGSHQLVIDEIGPSAATPLQAVRLLAVYLSGGAGDKESAIGKLNELLADDAVGSNPILRVVAGTVLMHERDYAGALKHTSSGGTMELLAMNVQICIQMHRPDHAEKQLRIMQQLDEDHTLTQLANAWVDLATGGSKIQEAHLIFQDLSEKYPATCMILNGKALCLMHMGSFQDAEGLLLESLNKDAKDAETLANLIVCTLNLGKSASRYLNQLKLAHPEHILVKRLSSAEDSFERACQAIS, encoded by the exons atggcggcggcgccggacgaTCACCTCTTCGGCCTGCGCAACAGCTTCTATGTCGGCGCGTACAAGGCCGTCATCGCCGGCGCCCAGGCCATCCCCGCGCAGCACGCCCTCTCCCCCGACGACCTCGCCGAGCGCGACGCCCTCCTCTACCGCTCCTACATCGCCATCGGCTCTCACCAG CTGGTGATCGACGAGATCGGGCCgagcgccgccacgccgctcCAGGCCGTCAGGCTGCTCGCGGTGTACCTctccggtggcgccggcgatAAG GAATCCGCGATCGGGAAGCTGAACGAGCTCCTGGCAGACGACGCGGTGGGGAGCAACCCGATTCTCCGGGTGGTTGCAGGGACCGTCCTCATGCACGAGCGGGACTATGCCGGAGCACTGAAGCACACGAGTTCTGGTGGGACTATGGAATT GCTTGCGATGAATGTTCAGATATGCATCCAGATGCACAGGCCTGATCACGCAGAGAAACAGCTGAGGATCATGCAGCAGCTGGACGAGGACCACACACTGACGCAGCTCGCAAACGCATGGGTAGACCTTGCCACG GGTGGGTCCAAGATCCAAGAGGCACACTTAATCTTCCAGGATCTGTCAGAGAAGTACCCAGCAACTTGCATGATTCTTAACGGGAAAGCGTTGTGCTTGATGCACATGGGCAGCTTCCAAGATGCAGAGGGGTTGCTTCTGGAATCACTGAACAAG GATGCCAAAGATGCAGAAACTTTAGCTAACCTCATTGTCTGCACTCTGAACCTAGGAAAGTCTGCATCCCGCTACCTGAA CCAACTGAAGCTAGCACACCCAGAACACATACTGGTTAAACGATTGTCCTCTGCTGAAGACAGCTTTGAAAGAGCTTGCCAAGCGATATCATGA